A genomic segment from Agrobacterium vitis encodes:
- a CDS encoding SRPBCC family protein — translation MAFSIRVDKLIQAPISRVYKAFLDEQAVVQWMQRKDFTCQPLHFDGREGGGYKIRFSSTASDLSYVMIAEFDELVLNERIRYTERMDDPFWTARVETVIQMKPAVRGTDLSIVQSGIPDTVSQEGVRLAWDECLQQLACLVEQLTESLNARTR, via the coding sequence ATGGCATTTTCCATTCGCGTTGATAAACTCATCCAGGCTCCGATCAGTCGCGTCTATAAAGCGTTTCTTGACGAGCAGGCTGTTGTACAATGGATGCAGAGGAAGGACTTTACCTGCCAACCGCTTCATTTCGATGGACGCGAAGGTGGCGGTTACAAGATTCGTTTTAGCAGCACCGCGTCAGATTTAAGTTATGTGATGATCGCCGAATTCGACGAATTGGTCCTCAACGAGCGCATCCGCTACACAGAAAGAATGGATGACCCATTCTGGACTGCGCGGGTCGAGACCGTGATTCAGATGAAACCGGCAGTAAGAGGAACGGACCTGTCAATCGTTCAATCCGGTATTCCGGATACGGTATCGCAAGAGGGAGTTCGGCTGGCCTGGGACGAATGTCTGCAGCAGCTTGCCTGCCTGGTCGAACAGCTCACTGAGAGCCTAAACGCGCGAACGCGATAA
- a CDS encoding hemolysin family protein, giving the protein MFAEIVIVVLLTILNGVLAMSELAVVSARPARLRVLAEAGHRGSAVAIRLAENPGRFLSTVQIGITLVGVLSGAFSGATLGARLTQWLLLQGMSEALASTLGVGCVVVGITYLSLIVGELVPKQIALRNPEMVASRMAGAMLILSKVSLPLVWLLDGSGRAVLSLLGQKGASSGTVTDEEIKTVLAEAQSAGVIESEESQMISGVMRLADRTARGLMTPRRDVELISVDDTIEEIRETLRKSQHSRLPVRNGNSDEIVGVMLVKNFYDALANGGTVDIRSIISDVPIVSDLAGAIDIIQSIRKTVLHMVLVYDEYGHFEGIITSGDILEAITGAYQEEGEEEPALLMREDGSYLVAGWTPIDEFIEHIRVPVDDDPDFTTVAGYVLDELKRIPALGESFVKNGWKFEVVDLDGRRIDKLLVSPVLADDPD; this is encoded by the coding sequence TTGTTTGCCGAAATCGTCATTGTTGTCCTGCTCACCATCTTGAACGGCGTATTGGCAATGTCCGAACTGGCGGTCGTCTCCGCCCGTCCGGCGCGTCTGAGGGTTCTGGCCGAAGCCGGTCATCGCGGTTCTGCCGTTGCCATCCGGTTGGCTGAAAATCCCGGTCGGTTTTTGTCGACCGTGCAGATCGGTATTACCCTTGTCGGCGTTTTGTCCGGCGCGTTTTCGGGAGCTACTCTCGGCGCCCGATTGACCCAGTGGCTTTTGCTGCAAGGGATGTCAGAGGCCCTGGCCAGCACGCTCGGCGTCGGCTGCGTCGTGGTCGGCATTACCTATCTGTCGTTGATTGTCGGAGAGCTTGTGCCCAAGCAGATTGCGCTGCGAAACCCTGAAATGGTCGCCTCGCGTATGGCGGGTGCCATGCTGATCCTGTCCAAGGTTTCGCTGCCGCTGGTCTGGCTGCTGGATGGCTCGGGACGGGCTGTCCTGTCGCTGCTCGGCCAGAAGGGTGCATCCTCTGGCACGGTCACGGATGAGGAAATCAAGACGGTTCTGGCCGAAGCACAAAGTGCTGGTGTCATCGAATCGGAAGAATCACAGATGATTTCCGGCGTCATGCGCCTGGCGGATCGCACGGCGCGTGGCCTGATGACACCGCGCCGCGATGTCGAACTGATCAGCGTCGATGACACGATTGAGGAAATTCGCGAGACATTGCGTAAAAGCCAGCATTCCCGGCTGCCGGTGCGCAACGGCAATTCCGACGAAATCGTCGGGGTCATGCTGGTGAAAAACTTCTACGATGCCTTGGCCAATGGCGGCACGGTCGACATTCGCTCGATTATCAGCGATGTGCCGATCGTATCCGATCTGGCCGGTGCCATCGATATCATCCAGTCGATCCGCAAGACGGTTCTGCATATGGTGCTGGTCTATGACGAATACGGCCATTTCGAAGGCATTATCACGTCAGGCGATATTCTGGAGGCGATTACCGGTGCCTACCAGGAAGAGGGCGAGGAAGAGCCGGCTCTGCTGATGCGTGAGGACGGTTCCTATCTGGTGGCTGGCTGGACACCGATCGACGAGTTCATCGAGCATATCCGTGTGCCCGTGGATGACGACCCGGATTTTACCACCGTCGCAGGCTATGTGCTGGATGAGCTGAAACGCATTCCGGCGCTGGGCGAAAGCTTCGTCAAGAATGGCTGGAAATTCGAAGTCGTTGACCTGGATGGCCGGCGCATCGACAAGCTGCTGGTCTCGCCGGTCCTGGCAGACGATCCGGATTGA
- a CDS encoding NADP-dependent isocitrate dehydrogenase, producing MQKIKVANPVVDLDGDEMTRIIWQFIKEKLILPYLDLEIEYYDLSVENRDATNDQVTIDSAHAIKKHGVGIKCATITPDEARVKEFNLKEMWKSPNGTIRNILGGVIFREPIICKNVPRLVPGWTQPIVVGRHAFGDQYKATDFKFPGKGKLTIKFVGEDGQVIEKDVFDAPSAGVAMAMYNLDDSIRDFARASMNYGLMRKWPVYLSTKNTILKAYDGRFKDIFEEVYQAEFKAQFDAAGITYEHRLIDDMVASALKWSGGYIWACKNYDGDVQSDTVAQGFGSLGLMTSVLLSPDGRTVEAEAAHGTVTRHYRQHQKGQETSTNSIASIFAWTRGLAHRAKLDDNAELAKFALTLEKVCVDTVEAGYMTKDLALLIGPDQPWLSTTAFLDKVDENLRAAMAA from the coding sequence ATGCAAAAGATCAAGGTTGCCAACCCGGTCGTCGATCTCGACGGCGATGAAATGACCCGTATCATCTGGCAGTTCATCAAGGAAAAGCTGATCCTTCCCTATCTCGATCTCGAGATTGAATACTACGACCTCTCGGTAGAAAACCGCGATGCAACCAATGACCAGGTGACGATCGATTCCGCCCACGCGATCAAAAAGCACGGCGTCGGCATCAAATGCGCCACCATCACGCCAGACGAAGCCCGCGTGAAGGAATTCAACCTGAAGGAAATGTGGAAAAGCCCGAACGGCACGATCCGCAACATCCTCGGCGGCGTTATTTTCCGCGAGCCAATCATCTGCAAGAACGTACCCCGTCTCGTCCCCGGCTGGACCCAGCCGATCGTTGTTGGCCGTCATGCCTTCGGCGACCAGTATAAGGCAACCGATTTCAAATTCCCCGGCAAGGGCAAGCTGACCATCAAGTTCGTTGGCGAAGACGGCCAGGTCATCGAGAAGGACGTGTTCGATGCACCGTCCGCCGGTGTAGCCATGGCCATGTACAACCTGGATGATTCGATCCGCGATTTCGCCCGCGCTTCGATGAACTACGGCCTGATGCGCAAATGGCCAGTCTACCTGTCCACCAAGAACACCATTTTGAAGGCCTATGACGGCCGCTTCAAGGATATTTTCGAGGAAGTCTACCAGGCCGAATTCAAGGCCCAGTTCGACGCCGCCGGCATTACCTACGAGCATCGCCTGATCGACGACATGGTTGCCTCTGCGCTGAAATGGTCCGGCGGCTATATCTGGGCCTGCAAGAACTATGACGGCGACGTGCAGTCTGACACGGTTGCCCAGGGCTTCGGCTCGCTCGGCCTGATGACCTCGGTTCTGCTGTCGCCAGATGGCCGCACGGTGGAAGCCGAAGCCGCCCACGGCACCGTGACCCGTCACTATCGCCAGCACCAGAAGGGCCAGGAAACCTCGACCAATTCTATCGCGTCGATCTTTGCCTGGACCCGTGGCCTCGCGCACCGCGCCAAGCTGGATGACAATGCCGAACTGGCCAAGTTCGCCCTCACCCTTGAAAAGGTTTGCGTCGACACGGTCGAAGCTGGCTACATGACCAAGGATCTGGCGCTGCTGATCGGTCCCGACCAGCCGTGGCTGTCGACCACCGCCTTCCTCGACAAGGTGGATGAAAACCTTCGGGCTGCAATGGCTGCCTGA
- a CDS encoding GGDEF domain-containing protein: MVLLFNIPTLMICLLVGWTLNSVLMSISWFFDRKSNHLGLWSIGFWCVSIGTCLQALRGIVPESLGIGVGGALVLLGSGLVWVGFRIFDGFSRSHWFVVAITAIWLLCYFGVNVFSANPDYRIVLYTILTVMQIGALVASIGSGWKSDRFPVRLVIIFMLLSYGFVMLLRIPLVMIWPVTEVGGVAQTAWVSVVTFILYVNSLGLGIGIFALSSHRSLMQYKHASEIDMLTGVLNRRAFYERAQSQMLKSAGVLALIDLDHFKYINDAHGHAGGDAALCAFGKTMIEQLDANMVFGRLGGEEFALFMPQMTGDEALAFCDGLRQSVARLTTPWRDAMITMTISIGMHEVAKAGADLDAVSLRADAALYRAKDQGRDRCILSAAEDVVAQKPEEGMAAVIALIGAKPAAVPELS; the protein is encoded by the coding sequence TTGGTTTTACTCTTCAACATTCCAACGCTGATGATCTGCCTGCTGGTCGGATGGACCTTGAATTCTGTCCTGATGAGCATCAGCTGGTTTTTCGACCGCAAATCCAACCATTTGGGTCTTTGGAGTATCGGTTTTTGGTGTGTTTCAATCGGTACATGCTTGCAGGCTTTGCGCGGTATCGTTCCTGAATCTCTCGGTATCGGCGTTGGTGGAGCACTGGTGCTTCTGGGCTCCGGACTGGTGTGGGTTGGGTTTCGGATCTTCGATGGATTTTCCCGTTCCCATTGGTTTGTGGTCGCAATAACTGCGATTTGGCTCCTCTGCTATTTTGGAGTGAATGTTTTTTCCGCCAATCCGGACTACAGAATTGTCCTCTACACGATTTTGACCGTTATGCAGATCGGCGCTTTGGTCGCCTCGATTGGGTCCGGCTGGAAGAGCGACCGTTTTCCAGTCCGCCTCGTCATTATCTTCATGCTGCTGTCCTATGGCTTTGTCATGTTGCTACGCATTCCTCTGGTGATGATTTGGCCGGTCACCGAGGTTGGTGGCGTAGCCCAAACAGCATGGGTGTCGGTCGTTACCTTTATTTTATACGTCAATAGCCTTGGGCTGGGGATCGGCATTTTTGCGCTCAGCAGCCATCGAAGCCTCATGCAGTATAAGCATGCCTCCGAGATCGACATGCTGACCGGCGTTCTCAATCGCCGCGCTTTCTATGAGCGCGCCCAGTCACAAATGCTCAAGAGCGCTGGTGTGCTGGCGCTGATCGATCTTGATCATTTCAAGTATATCAATGATGCGCATGGACATGCAGGAGGGGATGCAGCCTTGTGTGCCTTCGGGAAAACGATGATCGAGCAACTTGATGCGAACATGGTGTTTGGCCGGCTCGGTGGGGAAGAATTCGCTTTGTTCATGCCGCAAATGACAGGTGATGAAGCGCTGGCCTTTTGCGATGGGCTGCGGCAATCCGTTGCCCGGCTCACCACACCCTGGCGTGATGCGATGATCACCATGACCATCAGTATCGGCATGCATGAGGTGGCCAAAGCCGGGGCGGATCTTGACGCGGTGTCTCTTCGGGCGGATGCAGCACTTTACCGGGCTAAGGACCAGGGACGGGATCGTTGTATTTTGAGCGCTGCGGAGGACGTCGTGGCGCAGAAACCGGAGGAGGGGATGGCGGCCGTCATCGCGCTTATCGGTGCTAAACCAGCGGCGGTACCTGAACTATCGTGA
- a CDS encoding glutathione S-transferase family protein, with translation MTEQVVLYTNPMSRGRIVRWMLEEIGQPYQTELVAYGPVMKAADYTAINPLGKVPAIRHGKTVVTETPAILAYLADAFPEAGLAPSLANRGSYYRWLFFTAGPVEAAVIGQACGFAVPDERRGMVGYGSIDTMMDVVASAISASPYIAGESFSAADLYLASHLSFSLRVNSVPARPVFTDYIARMTDRDAYRRASEIDAEAQAAANA, from the coding sequence ATGACCGAGCAAGTCGTTTTATACACCAATCCCATGTCCAGAGGGCGCATCGTTCGCTGGATGCTGGAGGAGATCGGCCAACCCTATCAGACGGAACTGGTCGCCTATGGTCCAGTGATGAAGGCGGCGGACTACACCGCCATCAATCCGCTCGGCAAGGTCCCGGCCATCCGTCACGGAAAAACCGTCGTGACGGAAACGCCAGCCATTCTGGCCTATCTGGCCGATGCCTTTCCTGAGGCGGGCCTTGCACCTTCCCTTGCCAATCGCGGCAGCTATTATCGCTGGCTGTTCTTCACTGCCGGTCCAGTGGAAGCCGCCGTCATCGGCCAGGCTTGTGGCTTCGCGGTCCCCGATGAGCGCCGTGGCATGGTTGGCTACGGCAGTATCGATACGATGATGGATGTGGTTGCTTCGGCAATTTCCGCAAGCCCGTATATCGCTGGCGAAAGCTTTAGCGCTGCCGATCTCTATCTCGCATCGCATCTGTCGTTCTCACTGCGGGTCAACAGCGTGCCAGCACGTCCGGTGTTTACCGATTACATTGCCCGGATGACCGATCGTGACGCCTATCGCCGTGCGAGCGAAATCGACGCCGAAGCCCAGGCTGCGGCCAACGCATAA
- a CDS encoding RNA methyltransferase: protein MAGTNSERELIAEGPAIILVEPQLGENIGMVARAMANFGLAELRLVNPRDGWPSEKARSAASKADHVIDGAKLYDTLEEALADLNFVYATTARQRDNFKPVASPVTAASTLRTRFLAGEKTGILFGREKSGLKNEDVALADEIVTFPVNPAFASLNIAQAVLLMSYEWMKSTMEDVTQTPFQGVDQMPASKEEVIGLFEHMEDALDARGYFRPIHKKARMIDNLRAVLTRRGFTSPEINVMRGVVSSLDRFSRRNPRGAGAPLEGDEVDGIERDEADGSGHERDQD from the coding sequence ATGGCAGGCACGAACAGCGAGCGCGAGCTTATCGCCGAGGGACCAGCGATTATTCTGGTGGAACCGCAATTGGGCGAGAATATCGGCATGGTGGCCCGTGCCATGGCGAATTTCGGGCTGGCGGAGCTGCGTCTGGTCAATCCGCGTGATGGCTGGCCCTCGGAAAAAGCCCGGTCCGCCGCATCCAAAGCCGATCATGTCATTGATGGCGCCAAGCTTTACGATACGCTCGAGGAAGCACTGGCCGATCTGAATTTCGTCTATGCGACCACGGCGCGCCAACGGGACAATTTCAAGCCCGTGGCCTCGCCGGTGACGGCGGCCTCAACTTTGCGAACTCGGTTTCTGGCCGGTGAAAAAACCGGAATTCTTTTTGGGCGTGAAAAATCCGGTCTGAAGAATGAAGATGTGGCTCTGGCCGATGAAATCGTCACCTTTCCGGTCAATCCCGCTTTCGCGTCGCTGAACATCGCTCAGGCTGTGCTGCTGATGTCTTATGAGTGGATGAAATCCACCATGGAGGACGTTACCCAGACGCCGTTTCAGGGTGTCGATCAAATGCCTGCCAGCAAGGAGGAAGTCATCGGCCTGTTCGAGCATATGGAGGATGCGCTCGATGCCAGGGGATATTTCCGCCCGATCCATAAAAAAGCACGAATGATCGACAATCTGCGCGCCGTGCTGACGCGACGTGGTTTCACCTCACCGGAAATCAATGTCATGCGTGGCGTGGTCTCGTCACTCGACCGCTTCTCCCGCCGCAATCCGCGCGGCGCTGGAGCGCCTTTGGAGGGTGATGAAGTGGACGGTATTGAGAGGGACGAAGCTGATGGTAGCGGGCATGAACGAGACCAGGACTAA
- the murI gene encoding glutamate racemase produces the protein MNETRTKLKPILVFDSGIGGLTVLREARVLMPERGFIYIADDAGFPYGNWEEEPLKARIVSLFANLLAQYDPEAVIVACSTAFTLAGAALREAFPGMRFIGTVPAIKPAAERSRSGLISVLATPGTVKRAYTRDLIQSFASQCEVNLVGSQHLARLAEAYIRGEPVEEAALNAEIAPCFIEKQGAKTDIVVLACTHYPFLANVFRKLAPWPVDWLDPAEAIARQARRLVPVVDEGAHSDDYDFAVFTSGQPVFSTHRLMQGFGLRVAAG, from the coding sequence ATGAACGAGACCAGGACTAAACTCAAACCGATCCTGGTCTTTGATTCCGGTATTGGCGGCTTGACCGTTCTGCGTGAAGCCCGGGTGCTGATGCCGGAGCGCGGCTTTATCTATATCGCCGACGACGCTGGTTTTCCCTATGGCAATTGGGAGGAGGAGCCGCTCAAAGCGCGGATCGTCTCGTTGTTTGCCAATCTTCTGGCACAGTATGATCCCGAGGCGGTGATCGTCGCCTGTAGCACGGCCTTCACGCTGGCCGGTGCCGCGTTGCGCGAAGCCTTTCCCGGCATGCGCTTCATCGGCACCGTACCCGCCATTAAACCAGCCGCAGAGCGCAGCCGTTCCGGGCTTATTTCCGTGCTGGCCACGCCTGGCACCGTCAAGCGCGCCTATACGCGCGATCTGATCCAGTCCTTTGCCAGCCAGTGCGAGGTAAACCTCGTCGGCTCTCAACATCTGGCCCGGCTGGCTGAAGCCTATATTCGCGGTGAACCGGTGGAAGAGGCGGCGCTGAATGCCGAGATCGCGCCGTGTTTCATCGAAAAACAAGGTGCGAAGACCGATATCGTCGTGCTCGCCTGTACCCATTATCCGTTTCTTGCCAATGTCTTCCGCAAGCTGGCTCCCTGGCCGGTGGATTGGCTTGACCCTGCGGAAGCCATCGCCCGTCAGGCACGGCGTCTGGTGCCTGTTGTGGACGAGGGCGCGCATTCGGACGACTATGATTTCGCGGTCTTCACGTCGGGCCAGCCGGTCTTTTCCACTCATCGGCTGATGCAGGGTTTTGGTCTGCGCGTGGCAGCGGGCTGA